The Ectothiorhodospiraceae bacterium BW-2 nucleotide sequence TTAATTAACTGATGCCCTACGGCATCATCTGACTATCATTCATCTCTATCACACTACGGAGTTATACCATGAACGATCTGATCGACAACCCCTCTCCCCGCTGCGCTTGTGCTCTGGTACTCGATACCTCTGGCTCTATGATGGGCGCTCCCATTGCTGAGCTCAATCAGGGTCTGCTGGAGTTTATCCACACCATTAAGGAGGATGATACCGCCGCCTACTCAGTTGAGCTGGGTATCTTTACTGCCGGCGGTCAGGTGCAGGAGCTGCTCCCTTTCACCACGCTGAACGAGCTGGAGACGCTCGCCCCTCTCTCCGCTCGTGGAGGAACACCACTGGGCGAAGCGGTCGAGTTGGCAATTAAGCGGCTAGATGAGCGCAAGCAGGCCTATAAGCAGAACGGTGTGCCCTACTATCAGCCGTGGATGGTGATGATGAGCGATGGTGAGCCCACTGATACCTGGCAAGGGGCAGCGGCAACGGCGCGGATGCTCTCCGAGAGCCGCAAGCTGGTTTCGCTCCCGGTGGGGGTGCAGGGGGCTAATCTTAACACCCTCGGCCAGTTCTCCCATCGTGGCGCTAAGGCGATGGCCGGGCTGAAGTACCATGAGTTCTTCCAGTGGCTCTCAGCCAGCATGAGCCGTGTCTCAACTTCAGCTTCCACCAGCTCTGCGGTCGCGCTGCCGCAGACCGCTTCGTGGGACACCATCTAGTGGGCGCACTGCATAAGTGGCTGCATCTGCCCAATCCTGCGCCACCATCGGTACCGTTAATGGCTGCCGATGCGTGGCAGATCATGGAGGAGGCGGTGGTGGGGCTGGCTCACCGCCGTGTCAATCTTCCTTGTCAGGATGCCGTCCGTGCCGTGAACCACCCCCGTCCGGCGCTGGTGGTCGCTGACGGTGCCGGTAGTTCGCCGCTGTCGCATCAGGGCGCCCAAGCGGTCGTGGCCGGATTGATTCGCCTGTTTGAAACGCTCGATAAGCCGCTCTATGAGCTGCTTGATGCCGCCGACACCCCCGATAGCAATTTGGGACGTAGCTGGGCGCTGGTCATCGTTAAGCACGCCATGGGCTTGCTGACCGATTTGGCAGCTCAGCAGCAGCGTTCCGTCAGCGATTTTCGTTCCACTTTGCTGGTAGTGCTGGCCGGACAGCAGCGGCTCTTGTGGCTCAAGGTGGGTGACGGGGCGCTGGTCATTGAGCGCTGTGCCCCCTCTGACACCGAACCGTTCGAGTCGATGCTCTCAACCCTCGGTGAGGTCGGCAAGGGTGAGTTTGCCAATCAGACGCAGTTTCTCGATGCGATTGAACCGGATGATGTGCAGTCGGATCTGCTCGATATGGGCAATATCTGCGGCATGGCACTCATGAGTGATGGCGCGGCCGAACGCTTAATCTCCCACGATGGCACACAGGTTGCCGCTCGCTTAACCACGCTGTTACAGCAGTTGCGCCAAGGTCGTCTGGCTCGCTCAACCCTAACGCAGATGTTCTATGAGGAGTCATTTTGCAAGGGTACTAGCGGTGATGATCGCTCTTTAGCACTCGCTGCACTGCCGGTGACTTTCTGTGAAACGACACAGCCATCGCATGAGCCTGCCACTTCGTCTGAAGTGCAACCGGAACCGAAAAAGAGTCCCCCTCGTAAGCGGCGGCGTAAAAGCCGTCAATAGCCGCTAACCCATCCACTCTAACCGCTGCTCTGCTGCAGTATCTGCTACGGCAACTAGGACTCCCTCCGCTTGCCTAATCCCCCTCCTCTCTGTTACCGCCTGTTTTAGCAGGCGGTAATGCCCTCCTCTCTCTCAAAAATAGCTATTTCCCCCCTGTTTCCCTCGTTTTAGGCTTAAGCTATGCCATAATAGCGGCTATCCTAGACACTCTAAATTGAACTTAGCTATACCCATGAATATCGCTTATAAACCCATTATCTATCTACTCTGTAGCCAGGATTCTCCAACAGTGGAGTCGGCAGCACTCTTTCAGGTGATGAGCATTCGGCCTAATGATAATTCATCTAATAAGTCGGTAAAGCCCTACCAGCTGCTAGATCAGTTGCCGCTTGAGGAGATGCGGCAGAAGCGAAGTCAGATTGTTGCGATTCTCTATGATTTTGAAGCATGGGAAGGTGATGGCAAAATTGAGACTGCCGTAAAATATGATTTTTTTCGTTCTATCTGCCGCAAATTCTTTATTACCGAATTCAAGGGTATCCCTTTTTTTGGTATTGGTGATACAGCTGGGCGTTGGGGACTGACCTATGCCGATCTTCAATGTAGTGGAGTAAGTAAACTTAGCGCCAAGTTCTCAGAAGCTATGCGTGATCTTAATGTGGGCTATTTTGATAACCCTTTTCCACATCAAATTGAAGCAGAAATGTTCAAAGAGATTCAACCAACACCACCCATTTACACCGAAGATCGACTACGCCGCGCCATCGCTTCCACCCTTGGCTGGGTTAACGGCACCGTCACTCTTAAGGCAATGAGCAACGGGTTGTCGGGCGCACGGGTCTTTATCGCCTCAGCGCAGGATAAAGCACCGATTCTGATTAAGGTCGCGCCGTGGCTCACCGCCCAGCAGGAGTATAACGGCTTTCAGTTTGTGATCTCGCCTAAACTCAAAAACTACATCGCCAATATTATTCCCGTAGGCAACAATCTTGGACCAATTCTGATTCATGATGATCACAAAGGGGATGACGACACTATACATCTGAATGATCAGCTCGGTGTATTAGCCTACTCCATTGTCGGCTATACCAGTCAAAAGCCCAACATCAAGAGTCTCAAAGAGCTACTGCAACAGGCACAGCACCCAGAAAATCTGCAAACGCGGCTCAAACTCACCTTTAAGCGACTTATCGCCCAACTCCATAGCGAAGAGAGTGGCTTAAAGCCACAACAGCAGACACTGTGGGGCTGGCTTGGTGAAGCGCTCCCGATCCCCTATAGCGCCAAAATCGTTACCGATACCACTAAGCCGATTGTATTGCATAACTACCAAAACGCCCCCTATCGACTCAAACTCGCCAGTGCTGCCCGACTGGCGGAACTGGCATGGCACAAAATGTGGCTAGAGCTGCAACAGAACCATAAACAGCCGGTCACACTCGACAGCTTTGTGTTAACCGAACTCGACACTGCAACCCATACCCTACGCCTGCGCCACCCCAATCTCGGCTTTCGGATTGAGTGCCGCAGTACTGAGGCGATTAAAGCCGATTTTTGGGTACGGTTAGGGATGCCGGTCACGGTAACGGTTCAGTTTGATCGCAGTGCAACCGGTGCACAGGGTTATCGTAAACTAAAGGATAACACTCTCTACCCCCAGCTCTTTAACAGCTACACCGATACCACACCAGCGCTGCCCCCGCTTAGCCTCACCTATCCGGCCTATAGTGGCACCATTCATGGCGATCTTAATCTCGACAATATTATCTTTACCCTCAGCGAAGAGGCGGCCGAAACCAGCGGCGATAGCGGCTGGCTTATCGACTTTGAGAAGAGCCGCAGCGACGGCTTAATTGCCTTTGATTACGCCAAACTGGAGATTGAGCTGTGGCACCACACCCTGCTCGATGCCCTGCATCCGCTCATGCTGGAACTCGACAGCGAACCACGACAATCGCTGATTACCGAGCTACTAAGCGATATTGACAAAAGTGCAGACG carries:
- a CDS encoding protein phosphatase 2C domain-containing protein — encoded protein: MAADAWQIMEEAVVGLAHRRVNLPCQDAVRAVNHPRPALVVADGAGSSPLSHQGAQAVVAGLIRLFETLDKPLYELLDAADTPDSNLGRSWALVIVKHAMGLLTDLAAQQQRSVSDFRSTLLVVLAGQQRLLWLKVGDGALVIERCAPSDTEPFESMLSTLGEVGKGEFANQTQFLDAIEPDDVQSDLLDMGNICGMALMSDGAAERLISHDGTQVAARLTTLLQQLRQGRLARSTLTQMFYEESFCKGTSGDDRSLALAALPVTFCETTQPSHEPATSSEVQPEPKKSPPRKRRRKSRQ
- a CDS encoding VWA domain-containing protein, with translation MNDLIDNPSPRCACALVLDTSGSMMGAPIAELNQGLLEFIHTIKEDDTAAYSVELGIFTAGGQVQELLPFTTLNELETLAPLSARGGTPLGEAVELAIKRLDERKQAYKQNGVPYYQPWMVMMSDGEPTDTWQGAAATARMLSESRKLVSLPVGVQGANLNTLGQFSHRGAKAMAGLKYHEFFQWLSASMSRVSTSASTSSAVALPQTASWDTI